Part of the Zingiber officinale cultivar Zhangliang chromosome 6A, Zo_v1.1, whole genome shotgun sequence genome, GAACTAAATGTGGCACGGTCGATCATATAAGTCGGCATCCTCACAATTAATACACTATGTGTGAGTCAAGCTTTAGATCGTCATCGGCATGGTTGGATGATGTTATATGCATCTTGTTAGTCGACGGATGGTAGTCAAGGGATACTCTAGTTTTGCTTGAGAATGTGCCTTATCGGCTAACTCGGCTCTAGTTGGCTTGGGCCAATTAGGCTAGCTAGCGAACAACTACCTTTTCTTTGACACCATGAAGGTTTGCAATGGAACATATCATCATAATGATTCTTAATGCTTGCAACTTATCCATTGAATCACTTCATCTTTGAACTTGACTTGATGTATAAAAACTAAATTCAAACGAATCAGGTTTGCTGATAATAAAGGAGTTCTTGGTAGTGAGACATGTCAAGGAAGCACTAGACTCCACTAGAACTACAAATGATGCTCCTAATAAATAAGGCCAACACATATATCAGATATAGTAAGCAATGCAGTCAATTAATTGTTAGTAGGGCACTCTTCATTCATCCAATAACCCGTTTGATTGGGTTTGTTCTAAGTCAAAACTGTTTGTTAACTGATCTAATCTCCGGTTTTCGATTTAACCCGTTAAACTGTCTGTCAATAATTTCCTCTACGTCAAATACCTAGCTAAAATGAATATTTTGATTTAGCTAGGTACTTGACGTAGCGGAATTCAATTAAAttctttgattcaaatatgaattatctgaaataatcttttaaaatcgGTTAATCCCCTAGAATATTAGGGCATCCAAAACACTCAGCTTTGGGGAAAAGGAATAATAGAAAAATATTATTGATGATTAAAAAAGTTATCCTAAAATCAACTAAACAAATGATTTAAATAGTCTATGTCCTTGGTGATATGATGTTGAGGAGAGCTCTTGAAATACGTATAGTACTCAACAAGAGGTTAGAATGAGCATTGAGGTTGGACTCAGCATGACCACTTCGACACTCAAGTTAGCACAGAGACGAGtgaaagagaaagcaatggagaagaagagtttcGAGTGTCTTGTTGTGTGTGCTCACTAAAGCGAGCTTCCTTTTATATCTCCTTCCATGTTCGTGTTGTGGGATGCCACGTAAGTCTCCACTTCGTTATCAAAAAgcttaaggatagacacataaagtcatgacccatcatttcactttttgtgggtccatcactttatgtgtctattcTTGAGTTTTTtcttgagtttttttccttgaaCATATTATTTTTCTATCCTGACCTCCACTTCCTTCTCTTGCCTCTAGAGATGTTTGGGTTTAGGCTAGGCTAGGGGAGTCGAGAGCAGCTGAGCGGAGAAAATTAGGCGCGATATAACTGGAGAGATCTGGAGAGACCGAGTGAGGGAGGACGGAGATATCGAGAGGGGAAGGTCAAAGAGATCGAGTTATAGTGGTATGGAGAGGTCAAATGAGACCGAGCTAGAGTGGTCTGGAGAGTTCGAGTTGGAGTGGTCTTTAACCTGAGCTCGATCCCTTTGACCTACACCTCACCTGGCCTTTGACCAAGACCTTTGACCTACACCTAAGTTTGACCCTTGACCGAATGACTTGCCTTCGCTGCTCCACGTGGAGTCTCTTCTATCCGTCATATTAGTCTCAAAACTCTAACTCtacaaaaacatttaaaaaaactttgttaTAAATCctaaaagataataaaaagggtgtttgaaaaattttaaatggtATTTTTTTATCCTAAGATTGGATCGTTACAAATAAACTCATGATTAATATGAAATCGGAATGAGATTCGACTTAATATATTATAATCTCGTAATTCAATCTGAGTTAAAAATTaggacttttcaaaatttatgggTGTCTCAAAATTTTAGACTCTGTTGTTCCACATCCCTACTACAACTAATACTGCAATGAACAAGGCTCCATGTGAAAGCATTGTCAAGTTAATTTCCTCTCGTGACACGAGCAATATAATGCTCCAAAAATGGACCATCCTCGCACTGAGCTGCACAAGAGTCCACAATGATGCCCAGTGCAAAGGCAACAGGCCAAGCCACCCCCACTTATCCACATGCTGCTGGTCTTGTTGGCCATTAGAGAACAAAGAGGCTCCCAGTGGGCAGCACAAGGGTCCCTCCCTCCACTCCCTGTCCCATCCTCCATTGGCTGCATTCACTCACACATGGCTCATGTCACGCACAACGACACGACTCAGACGACCCACCTGGGAATCACTACAATGATGTTGCGTCACATCGACACTCTCACAGGGTGGCATTGCGTTGCGTTGCAGTGCAGAGGTGCGTGAAGAGGTTCTTTCTTCTGTATAGAGACTGACTCCTTGCTGACAGACACAGCCACAATGCCATGCATGAGCCATGCATCTGAAGATGAAGGTGAAGATTGAGCTCGATGGCATTCACATGGCTTTAATTATGCTGATCTTGAACTTTTATTTCTGCTTCTTGTTTTACTGCCACatgcaactttttttttttttctgctttGCTTCTGTCTCTCTCTCTATCTTTGCTGTAAAGCTAGCTAGATTCACGTGGATCCATCTGCTAGATGCTCGTGTTGCTAGCTGCTGATCTTTCTTGTTCGTGGTGTGATGGTGTGATGTGATGAGGCTCAGGAAACAAATCATTATGCAATCTAAGAACAAGACAATGAGATTGGTAGAGGGTGGGAGCTGAGATTGGGGGTTGGAGGAGAGGACATGGGTTACAAATAGAAGAGAGCGGGTGATCATTAAAATGTACAAATAAATTACATGGGCGGAGGCGGAGGAGCTCCACCAGTATCGGAGGTGGCGGAGAGGATTTGGGCGATGGCGCTCATGGCGCGGACTTGCATCTGCAGCGCCGCGATGTAGTCGGAGACCTCCTCGAGGAGCGACGGGAGGGGGAGTTTTCGGCAGCCGGGGACTAGCCGGCCGAGGACTCTTGTTTTCTTCTCCAGGGCCGGCGGCCTGCTGCTCCGCCCAGCGGCGACGGGCTTGGGTCTGAAGGTGGCGCGCCGCCGCAGCAGCACTCTGCTGCGCTTGAGAGAAGGGATCTTGCTGGAAAGAAGGATAGCGCGGCTCCACCGCGTGCGACCGCGGGCGGCGACGGCGAGCGCCCGGTCGGCCGCCTCCCGGACGGCTCGGCTCCCTGCCGGAGAAGGAGTGGCTGAGCGAACGCGGCGGAGGGCCGCGATGAGCTTGGAGGAGTAGTTCCTCTGCTCCCCCTCTGTTCTCCACTTGGCCACCGCCGACGATGACGaacaagaagaagatgaagatgaagcctCTACCCCGCGCTTCCGCTTCCTCTCTCCTCCGCTCTCCATCTCCGCCGGCTTCCCGTCTGCCATGCCGACCCTCCAACGAATCAATAATCTAGACACAAAGCCATCCATTTCTTCATCACAAACTGTcaaattcatcaaaaaaaatatcttctttttctTGCTTACCGAGAAATTCCGTAGAAGAAAAGGAACGAAAATCCACGTGATGGATTGCGGCGGCGCGGATTGGTGAGTAGAGTAGAATAGGGaggcagaagaagaagaaggaagaggagaaagaaaagaggCCAAGGGGTTGGTTTATAGGaaagtaaaataaatattaaactaGCTAACATGGAGACAATTGATGACCTGgctctaaataatttttttttctcatgtcaTTACTGTGATAGGATattcaaattattatttaaatattcatGATTTTAACCTTagatataatatatttataaaatttttttcttcaaatgaaatacgtaatcaaaggatgctggatTTTTAGATTTGTCATCGTGTGTAATTCTCAATTTATCTTGATGATTAATAGGAAATTTTTGTAAAATCACACCGATTATTCCAGAGACAGACAatgaaattaattgaaattatcattttttgtctataaaattttcctattaggtattaggataaattaaaaagtagTCATGACAAATTATTAATGTttttattttctgataaaatagaAAACGTATTTAGTCTACGTTTTTTacgttcatttttaagaaaatgagagagcgatttctaagaaaacgaaaaacgtagaaaaattattttctaaaatatgaaaaatacacatttttcaaaaaatgaaaatgggaCAAACCAAATatccatttaaattttttttcataaattcaTTATAACAATAACTTAGGTGATCTGAGTATCTTACAATTATACTATAATCTCAAGAAAAAAATTGATCAAAAATAAAGTATCCATGAttatatatttcatttaaatgaaaaaaaatctctataataTCCAACCCAACTACTATATGAATTTAAGATACATTTATCAAattcaatttataaatttaaaatattaatatatatatatttatatattatattcaTATATAACCCTTGTGTTATACTCCTATAGGGGCTAACAGACTTCATCAAGTCTAATTTATGGTGCGCACATGTCACACGATTTATATCCTTGTCGTTTGCCAGTGTTTACATTCATATCAAATCCAATCAAATCATAATAAATATCCAGCTCAGTTTTCAACCGATAAAAATTAAATGGATGCTTCAAATTTTATATAATGGTAAAATTAAATTACGTCCcactttttgaaaatatttttatttttaataatattacaACTAGATATAACAATAAGATATAACTGCTAAATAATATTAattcttatttttaatattattgtaataATTACATATAATTATTGTGAAGCGGCGACgtataataattaatataatgTTATTACGGTAGTCACCATTATTTAATGTAATTaagatgaaatttaaataattttatattaggtGATCCGGGATGACCCAGGGAGAACTCAGGAGGGTCCACCTCCGGAGTCAAGATCAAGGGGGGTCGACTAATTGACCAGTCGATCGGAAATCTCTCCATAGATTGATCAGCCGACCGAAAAGCTCTCCATAACCGATCGGCCGATAGAGTTTGGTGAGAGACGGCCGAGGTTGCAGCGCACAAAAGCGAATGATACTCTAGCTAATCAGCCGCGGCACACCCACCGAGCCAATAGAGGAGAGCCGGGTCAGACTAGTAGCCGACAAACATGAACAGTAGGGGCACGTGcctacatccttttgggagttagtgccgtcGACGATCGGCGCAGATGGACAGAAAATCGAACGgcaagacagagaatcgtacgggagAAACTTCCGCCGCCTCTGCAGAGATATGCTCGTCCCGTTATGGTAAGGTGTCAGGGACACCTTCTCGATGCTAACTTTTAGGGGAAGTTTGGGGAAACGTGTCCACTCGGGAGGCGTGCAATCTACCCATCGAGGCTCTATATAAGAAGGGAGATCGCCCTCCGCGGAGGTACGCATGAGACATCTCTTGTAGCTACTATTCATCGCTTTCTTTTTGCTCCTATCTTTATTTATCGGTGTGTGACTtgggcgtcggagggccgtcaccgggaacccctgttaggatcgatggtcgcggctagaggggggggtgtgaatagccgccccaaatcgttcgtttctttctacaaatcaaggttagcgcagcggaaataaacaatagaaacgacaacggagaatagcaaacctcaaactcgtcgatgtaacgaggttcggagatgaaactcctactcctcggcgtgtccgtaaggtggacgaagcctatcaatccgtcggtggatgagaccccggaaaaccggctaatatgaactccttctgggtggagaaacctcgccacaataactttgcaacagcaataaggagtacaacagtagagaaagcaaacaagaacaatcgaaatgtaaaaccctttgcttgccttctcgttgtcgactggaatcctgatgaagcagcaacttctcggatccaagctcagctagaaaaccagcaggaagctcacccgaagcttcggcagtgagagctcagcaaagctcgcagaaggaaccaggaagaacttgcagaagcaagaagaaggccctgtagagtcgctcgactctttatatagctgaacctgcaaacctgtgaaggcagaagaagacatagaagaccgagatctagccgttgttactcacaacggctagtcctggaccgatcaggctccaacctgatcggtccacactgtccctgatcggtcttggggaccgatcaggctaagcctggaccagagcttcctctgatcggtccagggaccgatcagcatgcatgtcccttccttttctcccgaacttcttgccttctgatcgttgtttcctgatcggactgcagaccgatcagataacactcagtaggctactgtttggttactaatcggtcaccagaccgatccagatacccagtgtatcactggatcgatccactgatcgatccactgatcgatccagagcttggtttttgtccaaaccaagtcccaaacctttcaaaccaacatccggtcaaccttgacctattggtacatcatgcttagcatccggtcactcccttgacctgctaagactccccaacaagtgtccggtcaatccctttgacccacttggtctttccaacaccagatgtccgatcacccttgatccatctggatttttcccttgcccggcttcactcaccaggacttcccaactgcctagcttcactcactaggactttcccttgcctggcttcactcaccaggactttcccactgcctgacttcactcaccaggactttcactttcacctagcttcactcactaagtttttcactctgcctaacatcccagttatgacttcccagtcaagtatccggtcaacattgacctacttgactcttcttcattcaacctgatcagactttgatcagtatctctccgcatggacaactgcacctgcattgtccatgtctacatgtctttctgtattgtcaaacatcgaaaccatgaccaaggtttacgcttggtcaactaggtcaaccttgacctactggaaattacaccaacaacCCCCTCCCGGCTTGGCACTAATGACTTGTGATTGCAAGAGCGTAGGATCATCAACGAAGACCAAGAGCCACTTCAACGTTACTTCCTAGCGGCCATCTCCTCAACTTCGGGGCAAGATCATTAGGGTTtaaagttttagaattttatttagagtttaggatTTATTTATAACTATGTAGCAATGATTGAATAACTTCTATCactattttaaagtaattttaatcattttaaaataattttaataaaatttaaataattttaactaaattaataaaaaatattttaatataatggatcctgtccgaacgctgaatcaacggacgctgggcacgtggcgctctccgagtcgctgatgtagatctccggctagtcgtacgaaactccggcgaacctgcacagaagtcgggccgggaaggggttcccggcggcgaccctccgacgctcaagtcaggcaagcaagcaatgaaaaaagtggctccaaaggtgttgaacgcgtacctccggcgaagtatgaggctctttatatagagcggtgaaagagctcctgcacgtcctccgaggcgcatacgtgtccgcaacccatacctcggtatgtgtctgtcagaaagcttacctgacgtcatactgctacagtccaagcacgtcttcgatgggacaacagaacacctcgttgtcaaacttggagtatgacctagccataggacttgacagctgtcataaaatgttcttgtccttctctaccgaccataggccggggcgtccggcaggccggctggacggggagtccgtccggccagcCCTCATCTTACGCGCCGGCCGGACGACACTCACATCACGTTCGGCCTGCCTTTGACATCAatatgctggggatattttcggtagggtgctatgtagggactgtttagcagtatgtcaccttctcttaagCCTTCCActcggctctttgctactgttcaattgagcgtcggaaccccgacttctgtcggggcgacttttgccatcggctattcaccggtcggccggccgggaggtcggcccatccttctctggtcggccacctggccttttgactcccgcgtggcattgacccctcagaatgggggtcccctgttctaaccgtcggatcacttgcctccccctcaagtctagtcgaaggaggtgattagtctgactgactggactgttagCCTAGCCGGGCGGCGCCTTCAAGCACGCTAATCCGCTCGGCTTTTCACAGGGATGGCCTTAAAAAGGTTAGTCAACAGCAACCTTCCTCGGATCTCCTCGTAACctgtgccaatcttcgacattaaggctgagcatgcgctcattaaatgcatcgaATGACCGAACGCCACGTGGCGCACTGTCGTCATAGTACGGCGGCTGCGgtgtggtgctttgatgggatcgaggcggtttgaaatggacggcgtgATGTgcactttgattcccgtgacctggatccaacggcggaggccgcccggcccccgCTATATAAAATCTTCGCTTTCCCCTATTCCCCTCACTTGCCTTCGCGATTTCTACCTTTGTCTCTGGTGTTTCGGTGCTCCGGCGATTTCATTCCTGCTTTCCGACGTTCCCGGCGCCTCTTCCTTGATCCTTTTTCCTCGCAGTAAGGCTCTATACCTCTTCTTTCTTGTTTCCGGTGTTTACTCCGTATTTCTCTCCCCAGTTTCaatccttgaaacctcctttcgCTTGCTGCTGTTTTTCTCTTGCCTTTTCGcctttttgattccttccgatcggcccatggctagctcttctcatcccgaagaccagtccctcggcccttggtacactaccatgcagtcacgaTTTGATCAGCGTGACTTTGACATTCTAACCGataatttcgaaatccccgaagattttgaacttcttttagccggtccttccgctcggccacacaggccgccgcgcggagctttctgtgtcttccgcgaccagtttactgccggtctgcgcttccctgtacatcctttcatcatagatgtttgtaattttttcggtgttccgctcggtagtctggtacccaacacctttcgtctcctctgtggtgttgttgttttattcaagattcacaacatccccctccgatcggaggtcttttttttatttttattaccccaagcaagccgagccgggcaccttcatgttctaagctcgacccggcttagtcttcttcaacaagctacctacttccaataaacattggaaggattatttttctacatccgtatgcccgatcaagCCAACTTctcgaccaagtggcaggtcagcttaacccccactcccgag contains:
- the LOC121995580 gene encoding transcription factor bHLH147-like: MADGKPAEMESGGERKRKRGVEASSSSSSCSSSSAVAKWRTEGEQRNYSSKLIAALRRVRSATPSPAGSRAVREAADRALAVAARGRTRWSRAILLSSKIPSLKRSRVLLRRRATFRPKPVAAGRSSRPPALEKKTRVLGRLVPGCRKLPLPSLLEEVSDYIAALQMQVRAMSAIAQILSATSDTGGAPPPPPM